From Penicillium psychrofluorescens genome assembly, chromosome: 6, one genomic window encodes:
- a CDS encoding uncharacterized protein (ID:PFLUO_009088-T1.cds;~source:funannotate), whose product MSQADPKAKPNVVSELTYFSAEPIYLTSPPQVLEAHEVDTYHVPKAFHEKHPTGTHVKDVDEYKKLYEESIRSPDTFWARMARDLLSFDKDFQTTHFGSFENGDNAWFVEGRLNAAYNCVDRHALKDPNKVAIIYEADEPNEGRKITYGELLREVSRVAWTLKRAGVQKGDTVAIYLPMIPEAVISFLACARIGAVHSVVFAGFSSDSLRDRVLDAQSKVVITTDEGKRGGKVIGTKRIVDEALKQCPDVRNVLVYKRTGAEVPWTEGRDLWWHEEVEKYPNYLAPESMNSEDPLFLLYTSGSTGKPKGVMHTTAGYLLGAAMTGKYVFDIHDDDRFFCGGDVGWITGHTYVVYAPLLLGCATVVFESTPAYPTCSRYWDVIDQYDVTQFYVAPTALRLLKRAGNEHIHHEMKHLRILGSVGEPIAAEVWKWYFEAVGKEKAHICDTYWQTETGSHVITPLGGVTPTKPGSASLPFFGIEPAIIDPVSGEEITGNDVEGVLAFKQPWPSMARTVWAAHRRYMDTYLNVYKGYYFTGDGAGRDHDGYYWIRGRVDDVVNVSGHRLSTAEIEAALLEHNMVAEAAVVGINDELTGQAVNAFVALKEGNETTDQVRKDLMMQVRKSIGPFAAPKAVFVVDDLPKTRSGKIMRRILRKILSGEEDSLGDTSTLSDPSVVDTIIATVHADRGQA is encoded by the exons ATGTCGCAAGCCGACCCCAAAGCCAAGCCCAATGTGGTAAGTGAGCTGACTTATTTCTCTGCTGAGCCGATCTATCTAACCTCCCCTCCGCAGGTGCTGGAAGCCCACGAGGTCGACACATATCACGTTCCCAAGGCATTCCACGAAAAGCACCCGACCGGCACCCATGTAAAAGATGTCGACGAGTACAAGAAGCTCTACGAGGAGTCCATCCGCAGTCCCGACACCTTCTGGGCTCGCATGGCCCGCGATCTCCTCTCCTTTGACAAAGACTTCCAGACCACCCACTTCGGCTCCTTTGAGAACGGCGACAATGCCTGGTTCGTCGAGGGCCGGCTAAACGCGGCATACAACTGCGTGGACCGCCACGCGCTCAAGGACCCCAACAAGGTCGCCATTATCTACGAGGCCGATGAGCCCAACGAGGGCCGCAAGATTACGTACGGCGAGCTGCTCCGCGAGGTGTCGCGGGTGGCTTGGACTCTGAAGCGCGCCGGTGTGCAAAAGGGTGACACCGTTGCCATCTACCTGCCCATGATCCCCGAGGCAgtcatttccttcttggcgTGTGCCCGTATCGGTGCAGTGCACTCGGTCGTCTTCGCTGGTTTCTCGTCGGATTCGCTGCGGGATCGTGTTCTGGATGCCCAGTCTAAGGTGGTGATTACCACCGACGAGGGCAAGCGCGGTGGCAAGGTGATTGGCACCAAGCGCATTGTCGATGAGGCACTCAAGCAGTGCCCAGATGTTCGGAACGTGCTGGTCTACAAGCGCACCGGCGCCGAGGTACCCTGGACCGAGGGTCGGGATCTCTGGTGGCacgaggaggtcgagaagTACCCCAACTACCTGGCTCCGGAGTCTATGAACTCGGAGGATCCGCTCTTCCTGCTCTACACATCCGGCTCGACCGGCAAGCCCAAGGGTGTCATGCACACCACCGCCGGCTACCTGCTCGGCGCTGCCATGACGGGCAAGTACGTCTTCGACATCCACGACGATGACCGCTTCTTCTGTGGTGGCGATGTCGGCTGGATTACCGGCCACACCTATGTTGTCTACgctcctctgctgctgggatgCGCCACTGTCGTGTTCGAGAGTACCCCCGCCTACCCTACCTGCTCTCGTTACTGGGATGTCATCGATCAGTACGATGTCACACAGTTCTACGTCGCCCCTACTGCTCTGCGTCTGCTCAAGCGTGCTGGCAACGAGCACATTCACCACGAGATGAAGCACCTGCGTATTCTTGGCTCCGTCGGTGAAcccattgccgccgaggtcTGGAAGTGGTACTTTGAGGCGGTCGGCAAAGAGAAAGCCCACATTTGCGAT ACCTACTGGCAAACCGAGACCGGCTCCCATGTCATTACCCCTCTCGGCGGTGTGACCCCCACCAAGCCCGGCAGCGCCTCCCTGCCCTTCTTCGGCATTGAgcccgccatcatcgaccctGTCTCCGGCGAGGAGATCACCGGCAACGATGTGGAAGGTGTCCTTGCCTTCAAGCAGCCCTGGCCCAGCATGGCTCGGACCGTCTGGGCTGCCCACAGGCGCTACATGGACACCTACCTTAACGTGTACAAGGGATACTACTTCACCGGTGATGGTGCGGGTCGCGATCACGACGGCTACTACTGGATCCGTGGTCGTGTCGACGACGTGGTTAACGTGTCTGGCCACCGCCTGTCCACtgccgagatcgaggctgctCTGCTCGAGCACAACATGGTTGCTGAGGCTGCCGTGGTCGGGATCAACGACGAGCTCACTGGCCAAGCGGTCAATGCCTTTGTTGCTCTGAAGGAGGGTAACGAGACCACAGACCAAGTGCGCAAAGACCTGATGATGCAAGTGCGCAAGTCGATTGGGCCCTTCGCGGCGCCCAAGGCCGTTttcgtcgtcgacgaccTTCCCAAGACTCGCAGTGGCAAGATCATGCGTCGCATCCTGCGGAAGATTCTGAGTGGTGAGGAGGATAGCTTGGGTGATACCTCGACG CTCTCTGACCCCTCGGTGGTCGACACGATCATCGCCACCGTGCACGCCGACCGCGGCCAGGCGTAA
- a CDS encoding uncharacterized protein (ID:PFLUO_009089-T1.cds;~source:funannotate), translating into MYSTRVPIRALSNPIRQFSTTTRLQALSGLKINSDRLWQTLHETCNWGSAHRYGENPIDTGMARLTLTDDDAHVRRWLAAEIQKLGCTLSVDQMGNMFARRTGSKKSAAPMIAMGSHLDTQPRGGRFDGILGVMAALEVLRTMNENGFQTNYDIGVVNWTNEEGARFPKSMCSSGVWAGAIPIQKAWDLRDIHDPNVTLRSELERHGYLGDIPCSSDARTGFPLGAHFELHIEQGPILPENNRSIGIVQGAQGYRWLTFTIHGKDAHTGTTPLSARQDPVLAASRMIAASNDIAKRHGALASTGIIKVPSNASTNTVASKVTFTLDIRHPQDRVVHAVQEECLQSFAQIASQNGKGVAVDWTLDTDSPAVEFDPGCVASIQVVANELVGPDKSMLMTSGAGHDSVYTSKHCPTAMIFVPCHDGISHHPTEYCSADDCALGTQALLEAVVHYDQVQWESAAAGSE; encoded by the exons ATGTACAGCACAAGGGTTCCAATCCGGGCCCTTTCCAATCCCATCCGACAATTCTCTACGACCACTCGACTCCAAGCACTATCTGGTCTCAAGATCAACTCCGATCGACTCTGGCAAACATTACACGAGACATGCAATTGGGGCAGCGCCCACAGATATGGCGA AAACCCAATTGATACCGGCATGGCCCGTCTCACTCTGACGGATGACGACGCTCATGTCAGAAGGTGGCTTGCTGCCGAGATCCAGAAACTGGGATGCACTCTCTCAGTCGACCAGATGGGTAACATGTTTGCGCGCCGGACCGGTAGCAAAAAGTCGGCCGCGCCGATGATTGCTATGGGTAGTCATCTCGACACGCAGCCTCGCGGGGGTCGGTTTGATGGGATTCTCGGCGTCATGGCCGCGCTGGAGGTATTGCGCACAATGAACGAAAATGGATTTCAGACGAACTATGATATTGGGGTTGTCAACTGGACAAA TGAGGAGGGAGCCCGGTTCCCCAAGTCCATGTGCTCCTCCGGCGTCTGGGCTGGCGCCATCCCGATCCAGAAGGCATGGGATCTCCGCGATATCCATGATCCTAATGTAACGCTTCGGTCCGAGCTTGAAAGACATGGATATCTAGGCGACATACCCTGTTCGAGCGATGCACGCACCGGGTTCCCACTCGGTGCACATTTCGAGCTGCACATTGAACAGGGGCCTATTCTACCGGAGAACAACCGGTCGATCGGGATCGTCCAAGGCGCACAAGGCTACCGATGGCTGACATTTACCATCCACGGCAAAGATGCACACACGGGCACGACGCCTCTAAGTGCGCGACAGGATCCGGTGCTTGCTGCGTCTAGAATGATCGCAGCCTCAAATGATATTGCCAAGCGCCATGGTGCGCTCGCTTCAACGGGTATCATCAAGGTGCCGTCCAATGCATCTACTAACACCGTTGCTTCGAAAGTGACCTTCACACTTGATATCCGGCACCCCCAGGATCGCGTCGTGCATGCCGTGCAAGAAGAATGTCTGCAGTCGTTTGCACAGATTGCTTCTCAGAACGGCAAGGGCGTGGCCGTTGACTGGACACTAGATACCGACTCACCGGCCGTGGAGTTCGATCCAGGGTGCGTCGCATCCATCCAAGTCGTGGCCAATGAGCTCGTCGGGCCGGACAAGTCGATGCTCATGACTAGCGGCGCCGGCCATGACAGCGTGTATACCAGCAAGCACTGCCCAACGGCGATGATCTTTGTGCCATGTCATGATGGTATCAGCCATCACCCGACGGAGTACTGTTCCGCAGACGATTG TGCTCTTGGCACGCAAGCTCTGCTCGAGGCGGTGGTGCACTACGACCAGGTGCAGTGGGAGAGTGCAGCGGCAGGATCGGAATAG